The proteins below come from a single Leptotrichia sp. oral taxon 223 genomic window:
- a CDS encoding autotransporter-associated N-terminal domain-containing protein translates to MKNNLKQVKKSLRSFAKRCKNFKYTESALIVFLIAGIIFTAGNLFPAASKVDSSMENQKYAISTSMQDIQKTLKKTRTENNKLIKYITLELIQLMEQGDHVIKSPWSSWQYGINYFNNNWNGTYKGRGDKQAKYPYEGVYTRSNDVFVRNTSPLSNQYKKLPSTGLAQTSYGLISNTREQEPLVSAKAEVAIIPRVVLKNPLNVITPTMTEPNPTTPNIAIKPPKPIKIVEPTAPNVNPNLPEPNASPFVDYCFTGCGNSNSWINGDSRRSGGNRTYYAGVDHAGNFTDEARPAQVIYINNSSNAGGPGFLYSNDANGVTLHLAGSSDGTRNVGSGNKVAGQIGIHSVADGKLANITANLYGRAAFHSIETWHAGHNSYENVTVKLKGTDNTVFLIYPAAWETLVLHNSGISSSSTNFTTVRAGAANKRGTFEGNVDVTIPENATKNIIYSALGVQGSFGITSNGNYIIEGQGNMVYSGYGYSPNYGAGLYGEVYDNGTNKVKIGSDYKYTLNGTTTVKSGPSAKDMIPYINLSSYVQSYGDDNIILYFGNKTNIDGDPFTDRTSNANNKNSWKESVVGIYQGEIAAKAVIGNKRRNTASGSENQTDTVGTTYGGNKIGGDNQYVETNVGVFARSGQRKGITPSDDMAALNIFDKDKIHSLQINDVDIKFGKYSKSGIMFASEYGTVMDVAMSTNNKEIITTLSTDIKDNGNVASIGVIGASGAGKISADDSVNEAATGTIIAYSNGVWDNSKHSMSTATAGNLKGKPSEINIGANVELSARYLKTGVDANGNETGINPIAYLAKDGGLVSAKGTTDAKGFGSIIAFAEGYDTNNKSTVSKVETTGKITAVDEWVSNDDKTVPYIYKNIGGLAKNKGHIDINGTAEINGIGALATGEDSVVNLNGANNTIRAGRTGGLAAFDKGVVNIGGITKIKVEDIDYIDSDTNTRRTAAQGGSHDSTTPFYASGGGKINFNANTEIEMHNGLIIPDTSDTKFYSQTATPSGTTTKYFNMGKVKYKIVGDKVTFGVFNNKSNVIWNGSTQDLASGLGFNGIINYDSSNPNPFVKTVFENSDITLDTTSTVPGSNNTNAAINLTATPYTSDGFNAITAERSRITIAPTQTVNATTALDVNIQGLSMGSNKNATSNAETAYYNYGTVNNTGGTAAANIAGMNVSYGTVLNKSGGNVTVNQGAGIYGTNGSKLVNEAGGTITVTDSGAAIAAKVTADTTHLLDYGTDKSGNTQTAIEITNEGTLVTTGMANPIGILAQNNRADEVDRSRVIINNKNNITLGDRGVGIIVTATPKTAGGNPLHGGTVNLTGNGSSDIVTGATGTGVYAQNSNVNLLTNYGIETKEEGAGVYVKGNTSTINGPGKFEYKYNGSGTGKGAGLAFGGSLAGESGIPDAKNYVDVDVVNATNTTGGIASLYATGGGTLTNYGTINASTIKGYNIIGDGRSIVNEGVLNVADSINSSEPNIGIVVTGSGKAVNNKNIVAGDKSVGIYGLDAELGSNSVTTVGKEGIGVYSKGGTVKLLTGSTLNVGTDEGVGVYTVGNGQSVYSYGNINLADNSFGFVNVGNNNMIESNSNVNLHNNNIYIYSSDTAGTVYSKGNITSDGNRNYGVYAAGHSENSGHINMATGLGNIGMYSKSGDAHNVAGGVITVGSSGTNPNYNPIDSRTGNLKDPTKPLDPVGTLYSVGMAAGYLERDPRTNLLVKDSAGNNIVHDQGRITNSGTINVVGKDSTGMYGAGSNTVITNAAGAFINLASDGAIGIFAEEGARVINRGTIQTTVDGLKDVKGVVLGKDSVLDNQGGKILIRNADNSVGVLLKGSTIINRGTIEVTGGIGSAETQVFEQSSTGKPVSSFPNIISISAEPNAPEATITVNGKVVQPEPVKFNVISAPKHVNVSSIGIYVDTSGTEYTIPVIGLQNLTKEADLIIGSEAARRTTSKEIVIDDPNIIDPYNESMRSNGRVDKWNFYSGALTWTATATIIDASMSAFPGHVQINKIYLVKKPYTDWAGKDETPVNITDTYNFTDGLEQRYGVEALGSRENQLFQKLNGIGNNEEVLLYQAFDEMMGHQYGNLQQRINATGNILDKEFRYLKHDWRNPSKQNNKIKVFGARDEYNTDTAGIINYTSNAYGVAYVHEDEKIKMGNSSGWYAGAVTNRFKFKDIGHSRENQTQLKAGIFKTMSPKKDYNGALQWTIGGDVFVGINDMKRRYLVVDDVFQAKSDYHSYGAALKTDLGYDIRMSERTHLRPYGALKMEYGRFNDIKEDRGEMRLEVKGNDYFSVKPEVGMEFRYVQPLAVRTNLTVGLSAAYENELGKMASKNNEGRVRYTSADWFGIRGEKEDRRGNGKFDLNIGVDNTRFGVTVNGGYDTKGNNVRAGIGFRAIY, encoded by the coding sequence ATGAAAAATAATCTTAAACAAGTAAAAAAAAGTTTACGTTCATTTGCAAAAAGATGTAAAAATTTTAAATACACAGAATCTGCATTGATTGTATTTTTAATTGCTGGAATAATATTTACTGCTGGTAATTTGTTTCCTGCGGCATCAAAGGTTGATTCAAGTATGGAAAATCAAAAATATGCAATTTCCACATCAATGCAGGATATACAAAAAACTTTGAAAAAAACAAGAACAGAAAATAATAAATTAATAAAATATATAACTTTGGAATTGATTCAATTAATGGAACAAGGGGACCATGTTATAAAAAGTCCTTGGAGCAGCTGGCAATACGGCATAAATTATTTTAATAATAACTGGAATGGAACTTATAAGGGAAGAGGAGACAAGCAGGCGAAATATCCTTATGAAGGAGTATATACTAGAAGTAATGACGTATTTGTAAGAAATACATCTCCACTAAGTAATCAGTACAAAAAATTACCTTCAACGGGTTTGGCACAAACAAGTTATGGTTTAATCAGCAATACACGTGAACAGGAACCATTAGTAAGTGCTAAGGCAGAAGTAGCAATAATTCCGAGAGTAGTATTAAAGAATCCTTTAAATGTAATAACTCCCACAATGACAGAGCCAAATCCAACAACACCGAATATAGCAATAAAACCGCCAAAACCAATAAAAATTGTGGAACCGACAGCACCAAATGTAAATCCAAACTTGCCAGAACCAAATGCAAGTCCTTTTGTTGATTACTGTTTCACAGGATGTGGAAATAGTAATAGCTGGATAAATGGGGATTCTAGACGTTCTGGAGGAAATCGCACATATTATGCTGGAGTAGACCATGCTGGAAATTTCACTGATGAAGCAAGACCTGCTCAAGTAATTTATATAAATAATTCAAGTAATGCAGGTGGACCAGGTTTTTTGTATAGTAATGATGCAAATGGTGTGACATTACATTTAGCTGGAAGCAGTGATGGAACACGAAATGTAGGAAGTGGAAATAAAGTAGCTGGGCAGATAGGAATACATTCTGTAGCCGATGGTAAATTAGCTAATATTACCGCCAATTTATATGGTAGAGCTGCATTTCATTCAATAGAAACTTGGCATGCAGGACATAATTCGTATGAGAATGTAACTGTTAAGCTTAAAGGGACAGACAATACAGTATTTCTTATTTATCCTGCGGCATGGGAAACTTTGGTTTTACATAATTCTGGAATATCAAGCTCTTCAACAAATTTTACTACAGTTAGGGCAGGAGCAGCTAATAAAAGAGGAACATTTGAAGGAAATGTAGATGTTACAATACCAGAAAATGCTACAAAAAATATTATTTATTCTGCTCTTGGAGTACAAGGGAGTTTTGGAATAACAAGTAATGGAAATTATATAATTGAAGGTCAAGGTAATATGGTGTACTCAGGATATGGGTATTCGCCAAATTATGGAGCAGGATTATACGGAGAAGTATACGATAATGGAACAAACAAAGTAAAAATTGGATCAGATTATAAGTATACTTTAAACGGAACTACAACTGTTAAGTCTGGTCCTTCAGCAAAAGACATGATACCATATATTAATTTATCATCATATGTTCAATCTTATGGAGATGACAATATAATTTTATACTTTGGTAATAAGACAAATATAGATGGAGATCCATTTACAGATCGTACATCAAATGCTAACAATAAAAATAGTTGGAAAGAATCAGTCGTAGGAATTTATCAGGGAGAAATTGCTGCAAAAGCAGTTATTGGGAATAAACGTAGAAATACTGCAAGTGGCAGCGAAAATCAGACAGATACAGTCGGAACTACATATGGTGGTAATAAAATAGGTGGAGATAATCAATATGTTGAGACAAATGTTGGAGTATTTGCAAGATCGGGGCAAAGAAAAGGTATAACTCCTTCTGATGATATGGCAGCATTAAATATTTTTGATAAGGATAAGATACATTCTTTGCAAATAAATGACGTGGATATTAAATTTGGAAAATATTCCAAGAGTGGAATTATGTTTGCTTCTGAATATGGAACTGTAATGGATGTGGCAATGAGCACAAATAACAAAGAAATAATAACAACATTGTCAACTGATATAAAAGATAATGGAAATGTTGCCTCAATAGGAGTGATAGGGGCATCGGGAGCTGGAAAAATTTCAGCTGATGATTCTGTAAATGAAGCGGCAACTGGAACTATTATTGCTTATTCAAATGGTGTTTGGGATAATAGTAAACACAGTATGAGTACTGCTACAGCGGGGAATCTTAAAGGGAAACCAAGTGAAATTAATATTGGTGCTAATGTCGAACTTTCGGCGAGATACTTGAAAACAGGTGTTGATGCAAATGGTAATGAAACTGGAATAAACCCGATTGCTTATCTTGCAAAAGATGGAGGATTAGTTAGTGCTAAGGGAACAACAGATGCTAAAGGATTTGGTTCAATAATAGCATTTGCGGAAGGATATGACACTAATAACAAATCTACAGTATCGAAAGTAGAAACAACGGGGAAAATAACAGCTGTTGACGAATGGGTTTCAAATGATGATAAGACAGTACCGTATATTTATAAGAATATAGGGGGATTGGCTAAAAATAAAGGACACATTGATATTAATGGAACGGCTGAAATTAATGGTATAGGAGCGCTTGCTACAGGAGAGGATTCCGTTGTAAATTTAAATGGTGCAAACAATACAATTAGAGCAGGAAGAACTGGAGGACTTGCAGCATTTGACAAAGGGGTAGTGAATATAGGAGGAATAACGAAAATAAAAGTTGAAGATATTGATTATATTGATAGCGACACAAATACTCGCCGTACAGCGGCACAAGGTGGAAGCCATGACAGTACAACTCCATTTTATGCTAGTGGTGGAGGGAAAATTAATTTTAATGCCAATACAGAAATAGAAATGCATAATGGATTGATTATTCCTGATACTTCTGATACTAAATTTTATTCTCAAACTGCAACGCCTTCTGGAACAACAACAAAATATTTTAATATGGGAAAAGTAAAATATAAGATAGTTGGGGATAAGGTTACATTTGGGGTATTTAATAATAAATCAAATGTTATTTGGAATGGAAGCACTCAGGATTTGGCAAGCGGACTAGGCTTTAATGGAATTATTAACTATGATTCAAGCAATCCGAATCCATTTGTAAAAACTGTGTTTGAAAATTCTGATATAACACTGGATACTACAAGTACAGTTCCAGGAAGCAATAATACTAATGCTGCAATTAATTTGACGGCAACGCCTTATACCAGCGATGGATTTAATGCCATAACTGCTGAAAGATCAAGAATAACAATAGCTCCCACTCAGACTGTTAATGCTACGACGGCTTTGGATGTCAATATTCAGGGGCTTTCAATGGGATCTAACAAAAATGCCACATCAAATGCAGAAACTGCCTACTATAATTATGGAACTGTAAATAATACAGGAGGAACAGCGGCTGCTAATATTGCTGGAATGAATGTAAGTTATGGAACAGTATTGAATAAATCTGGTGGAAATGTTACTGTAAATCAGGGAGCTGGAATTTATGGAACTAATGGAAGTAAACTTGTGAATGAAGCTGGTGGGACAATAACTGTAACAGATTCAGGAGCAGCTATTGCGGCAAAAGTGACGGCTGATACAACGCATCTTTTAGATTATGGAACAGATAAGTCAGGAAATACTCAAACGGCAATTGAAATCACTAATGAAGGGACTCTTGTAACAACAGGAATGGCAAATCCAATCGGAATACTGGCACAAAATAACAGAGCAGATGAAGTTGATAGAAGCAGGGTGATTATAAATAATAAAAATAACATTACTCTTGGTGATAGAGGTGTTGGAATAATTGTTACAGCAACTCCTAAGACGGCTGGCGGAAATCCATTACATGGCGGAACAGTAAACCTTACTGGAAATGGAAGTTCTGATATAGTTACAGGAGCGACAGGGACAGGAGTATATGCACAAAATTCAAATGTTAATTTACTTACAAATTATGGCATTGAAACAAAAGAAGAAGGTGCAGGTGTTTATGTAAAAGGGAATACTTCGACTATAAATGGACCTGGGAAATTTGAATATAAATATAATGGTTCTGGCACAGGAAAAGGTGCGGGACTGGCATTTGGAGGAAGTCTTGCTGGAGAAAGCGGAATTCCTGATGCAAAAAATTATGTCGATGTGGATGTTGTAAATGCAACAAATACTACAGGTGGTATTGCTTCACTATATGCAACTGGTGGCGGTACTTTGACAAATTATGGAACTATAAATGCTTCAACTATAAAAGGGTATAACATAATAGGAGATGGAAGAAGCATTGTAAATGAAGGTGTGCTTAATGTTGCAGATTCTATAAATTCTTCAGAACCTAATATAGGTATAGTTGTAACAGGTTCTGGAAAAGCTGTAAATAATAAAAATATAGTAGCTGGAGATAAATCTGTTGGAATTTATGGATTAGATGCTGAACTTGGATCAAACTCGGTTACAACAGTAGGTAAAGAAGGAATAGGAGTGTACTCTAAAGGCGGAACAGTTAAACTTTTGACAGGAAGTACGCTTAATGTTGGTACTGATGAAGGAGTCGGAGTTTATACGGTAGGAAATGGACAGAGTGTGTATTCTTATGGAAATATAAATTTAGCTGATAATTCGTTTGGATTTGTAAATGTTGGAAACAATAATATGATAGAAAGTAATTCAAATGTAAATTTGCACAATAATAATATATACATTTATTCGTCTGACACAGCAGGAACAGTTTATAGCAAAGGAAATATTACATCTGATGGCAATAGAAACTACGGGGTGTATGCTGCAGGACATTCAGAAAACAGTGGACATATAAATATGGCGACAGGTTTGGGAAATATAGGAATGTATAGTAAATCTGGAGATGCACATAATGTAGCAGGTGGAGTAATAACTGTTGGATCAAGTGGTACTAATCCAAATTACAATCCTATTGATTCAAGAACAGGAAACTTAAAAGACCCAACAAAACCGCTAGATCCAGTAGGGACTTTGTACAGTGTAGGAATGGCAGCTGGATATCTTGAAAGGGATCCTAGAACAAATCTTCTTGTAAAAGATTCAGCAGGAAATAATATTGTACATGATCAAGGAAGAATAACAAATTCAGGTACAATAAATGTAGTAGGAAAAGACAGTACAGGGATGTATGGAGCTGGTTCAAATACAGTTATAACTAATGCGGCTGGAGCCTTTATAAATCTAGCATCTGATGGAGCAATTGGAATATTTGCAGAAGAAGGGGCAAGGGTAATAAATAGAGGTACAATTCAAACTACTGTTGATGGGCTGAAGGATGTAAAAGGCGTTGTGCTTGGTAAAGATTCCGTGCTTGATAATCAAGGTGGTAAAATATTAATAAGAAATGCTGATAACAGTGTGGGGGTGTTGTTAAAAGGCTCAACTATTATAAATAGAGGAACAATAGAAGTTACAGGTGGTATAGGTTCGGCTGAAACTCAAGTGTTTGAGCAAAGTTCAACAGGAAAACCAGTATCTTCATTTCCAAATATTATTTCAATATCAGCTGAGCCAAATGCGCCAGAAGCAACAATAACAGTAAATGGAAAAGTTGTGCAGCCAGAACCTGTTAAATTTAATGTAATATCGGCACCTAAACATGTAAATGTAAGTTCAATAGGAATTTATGTGGATACATCTGGAACAGAGTACACAATACCGGTAATTGGACTTCAAAACCTTACAAAAGAGGCAGATTTGATAATTGGATCAGAAGCAGCAAGAAGAACGACATCCAAAGAAATAGTAATAGACGATCCAAACATAATAGATCCTTATAATGAATCAATGAGAAGTAATGGAAGAGTAGATAAATGGAATTTTTATTCAGGAGCGCTTACTTGGACTGCAACTGCCACAATAATAGATGCCAGTATGAGTGCATTCCCAGGACACGTCCAAATAAATAAAATATATCTTGTGAAAAAACCTTACACTGATTGGGCAGGAAAAGATGAAACACCTGTAAACATTACAGATACATATAATTTTACAGATGGACTGGAACAGAGATACGGAGTAGAGGCCTTAGGTTCACGAGAAAACCAGTTATTCCAGAAATTAAATGGAATTGGAAACAACGAGGAAGTATTATTGTACCAAGCATTCGACGAAATGATGGGACATCAATATGGAAACCTTCAACAAAGAATCAATGCAACTGGAAACATACTGGACAAGGAATTCAGATACCTGAAACACGACTGGAGAAATCCGTCTAAGCAAAACAACAAGATTAAAGTGTTTGGTGCAAGAGATGAGTACAACACTGATACAGCTGGAATCATTAACTACACAAGCAATGCCTACGGTGTGGCTTATGTTCACGAAGATGAAAAAATCAAGATGGGTAACTCAAGCGGATGGTATGCAGGAGCTGTAACAAACAGATTCAAGTTTAAGGATATAGGACATTCAAGAGAAAATCAAACTCAGCTTAAAGCAGGAATCTTTAAGACAATGTCACCTAAGAAAGATTACAATGGAGCATTGCAATGGACAATCGGAGGAGATGTATTCGTAGGTATCAATGACATGAAACGTAGATACCTGGTTGTAGATGACGTATTCCAGGCAAAATCTGACTATCATTCTTATGGAGCGGCATTAAAGACAGACTTGGGATATGACATAAGAATGAGTGAAAGAACACATTTACGTCCATACGGAGCATTGAAGATGGAATACGGAAGATTCAATGACATCAAGGAAGACAGAGGGGAAATGAGACTGGAAGTAAAAGGGAACGACTACTTCTCAGTTAAGCCGGAAGTCGGAATGGAATTCAGATACGTACAGCCACTTGCAGTAAGAACAAACCTGACAGTGGGATTGTCAGCCGCCTATGAAAACGAATTAGGCAAGATGGCAAGCAAGAACAACGAAGGAAGAGTAAGATACACAAGCGCAGACTGGTTCGGAATAAGAGGGGAAAAGGAAGACAGAAGAGGAAATGGTAAGTTTGACTTGAACATTGGAGTTGACAACACAAGATTCGGAGTGACAGTAAATGGAGGATATGACACTAAAGGAAATAATGTAAGGGCAGGAATAGGATTTAGAGCTATTTACTAG
- a CDS encoding PTS fructose transporter subunit IIB translates to MKIVGVSACIAGLAHTPMAAKALEKAGKKLGHNVKIEQQGAMGIIDKLSESEIKEADVVIFAVDKSIEGEERFKGKKIVKVKINQCVSNAEAVLNKIVSVIGKK, encoded by the coding sequence ATGAAAATAGTGGGAGTTTCAGCTTGTATTGCTGGTTTAGCACATACACCAATGGCAGCAAAAGCATTGGAAAAGGCAGGAAAAAAATTGGGACATAATGTAAAAATTGAGCAGCAGGGAGCAATGGGGATAATTGATAAGTTGTCAGAAAGTGAAATAAAAGAGGCAGATGTTGTGATTTTCGCTGTGGATAAGTCTATTGAGGGAGAAGAAAGATTTAAGGGGAAAAAAATTGTAAAAGTAAAGATTAATCAGTGTGTATCAAATGCAGAAGCAGTTTTAAATAAAATCGTATCAGTTATTGGAAAAAAATAG
- a CDS encoding PTS sugar transporter subunit IIA translates to MLLTKNQIYLNRNLSSKNKVINFIAKKAYELGIVENQDKLEQELWKREKEYSTAVQDLFAIPHSKSKNVKKSKIFVIKLNNPIDWESEDEYKVKVIFPILVPEDEANVGYLKILSTLATNLLEDDFKEKILEINDENELLNYIKNILEVAL, encoded by the coding sequence ATGTTGTTGACTAAAAATCAAATTTATTTGAATCGAAACTTGAGTAGTAAAAATAAAGTGATAAATTTTATTGCAAAGAAGGCATATGAATTGGGAATTGTGGAAAATCAGGATAAATTGGAGCAGGAATTGTGGAAGAGGGAAAAAGAGTATTCTACGGCTGTACAGGATTTATTTGCAATTCCTCATTCTAAAAGTAAAAATGTGAAAAAAAGTAAAATATTTGTAATAAAATTAAATAATCCGATAGATTGGGAATCTGAAGATGAATACAAGGTAAAAGTGATTTTTCCAATATTAGTTCCAGAAGACGAAGCAAATGTGGGATATTTAAAAATTTTATCTACACTTGCGACAAATTTATTGGAAGATGATTTTAAGGAAAAAATATTGGAAATAAATGATGAAAATGAATTATTAAACTATATAAAAAATATTTTGGAGGTAGCGTTATGA
- a CDS encoding transcription antiterminator, translating to MVKHLSDRQKEILKILLNKKGFISTEKIANDLFLSKKTIYRELKIIENNVKIEKIKSKGIRLDISLVERAELREKILNDRNILEKYSVQERRIKILTYLLKISPKTTSIEKLSKSYYISKTSIVNDLNYIEKKIKKYNLKLEKGKKGSKITGNEREIREALINLINMSTRLREDEKINSDRIDDETLKELTYQFKKEDIYSIEKLLSNVEKKLNYTLADSYYINILTHLLILLERIKNGVIKYDKAEMKNYEVSEQNIYSISKELGEELLKKFDVKLPGEEIYFIYQYLVSSGIGNSKDESDWEVSQLMKQIKLKVKNIIKDIIQYFYEITKIDLRKNSNLYGSLALHIKALINRLEYEIKIQNSMYEEIKKEFPYMYEVTNQIMNRIIEKYKMKKISKYEISYLTIYFQAILESRKIIKNVVIVCSSGFGTSYLLKNRIQKIFPELEVKDVLSVNDLKNNYNLNNVDLIISTIHLKNMNKPVAYVSSVLNEEDVKLLNNNFIIQDYEKNYVEIEKMKEKEIIKEINFKLDKILTKDMIKLNLEFDNKNEIFEELAELLYKNKIIKSKKKFRIEIENRELTGDTNLKNKIAIPHLKSKNILKEQIIIFRLKKEIIWDNSNSRVKVIILIVSRERKIKKEILELKMISKIIESLLEKEVRVIILKKNKEMIYEKLEEIINSEG from the coding sequence ATGGTAAAGCATTTATCTGATAGACAAAAAGAAATATTAAAAATATTATTGAATAAAAAAGGATTTATTTCAACAGAAAAAATTGCCAATGATTTATTTTTATCAAAAAAAACAATATACAGAGAATTAAAAATAATAGAAAATAATGTAAAAATAGAAAAAATAAAATCAAAGGGTATAAGATTAGATATTTCTTTAGTAGAACGGGCAGAATTACGAGAAAAAATACTAAATGACAGGAACATTTTGGAAAAATATTCGGTACAGGAACGTAGAATAAAAATATTAACATATTTGCTAAAGATTTCTCCAAAAACAACTTCAATAGAAAAATTATCAAAATCTTATTATATTAGCAAAACTTCTATTGTGAATGACTTAAATTATATAGAGAAAAAAATAAAAAAGTATAATTTAAAGTTGGAGAAGGGGAAAAAAGGAAGCAAGATTACAGGGAATGAAAGAGAGATACGGGAAGCATTAATCAATTTGATAAATATGTCAACACGTTTAAGGGAGGATGAAAAAATAAATTCGGATAGAATTGATGATGAAACCTTAAAGGAATTAACTTATCAATTTAAAAAAGAGGATATTTATAGTATTGAGAAATTATTGAGTAATGTAGAGAAAAAACTTAATTATACTTTGGCAGATTCGTATTATATTAATATTTTGACACACTTATTAATATTACTGGAAAGAATAAAAAATGGAGTAATAAAGTATGATAAGGCAGAAATGAAAAATTATGAAGTAAGTGAACAAAATATATATAGTATTTCAAAGGAATTGGGTGAAGAACTGTTAAAAAAGTTTGATGTGAAATTGCCGGGGGAAGAGATTTATTTTATATATCAATATCTTGTATCATCAGGAATTGGAAATTCCAAAGATGAGAGCGATTGGGAAGTTTCACAGTTAATGAAGCAAATAAAATTAAAGGTAAAAAATATTATAAAAGACATAATACAGTATTTTTATGAAATTACAAAAATTGATTTAAGAAAAAATTCAAATTTGTATGGAAGTTTAGCTTTACATATAAAGGCATTGATTAATAGGCTGGAATATGAGATAAAAATTCAAAATTCGATGTATGAAGAAATAAAAAAGGAATTTCCATACATGTATGAAGTAACAAATCAAATTATGAACAGAATAATTGAAAAATATAAAATGAAAAAAATTTCAAAATATGAAATTAGTTATTTAACAATTTATTTTCAGGCAATTTTAGAGAGCAGGAAAATTATAAAAAATGTAGTTATAGTTTGTTCCAGTGGATTTGGAACTTCATATTTATTAAAAAATAGAATTCAAAAAATTTTTCCTGAATTGGAAGTAAAGGATGTGCTTTCAGTAAATGACTTGAAAAATAATTATAATTTAAATAATGTGGATTTAATAATTTCGACAATTCATCTAAAGAATATGAATAAACCAGTTGCTTATGTGAGTAGTGTTTTGAATGAAGAAGATGTAAAACTGTTAAATAATAACTTTATTATTCAAGATTATGAAAAGAATTACGTTGAAATAGAAAAAATGAAGGAAAAAGAAATAATTAAAGAAATTAATTTTAAACTTGATAAAATTTTAACAAAAGATATGATAAAACTGAATTTAGAATTTGATAATAAAAATGAAATTTTTGAAGAATTAGCTGAATTACTATATAAAAATAAAATAATAAAATCAAAAAAGAAATTTCGTATCGAAATAGAAAATAGAGAATTGACAGGAGATACAAATTTAAAAAACAAAATAGCTATTCCACATTTGAAATCTAAAAATATTTTAAAAGAACAAATAATAATTTTTAGACTGAAAAAAGAAATTATTTGGGATAATAGTAATTCAAGAGTTAAAGTGATAATTCTGATTGTATCAAGGGAAAGAAAAATAAAAAAAGAAATACTAGAATTGAAAATGATAAGTAAGATAATAGAAAGTCTTTTAGAAAAAGAAGTCAGAGTAATAATTTTGAAAAAAAATAAGGAAATGATATATGAAAAATTGGAAGAAATAATAAATTCAGAAGGCTAG